The nucleotide sequence CCTTCCCTGTGGTCCCCGGGACACGAGAAGACACCGCACTGGAAAATATGCTGTTCTGCCATTCCCAGCCTGAGTCCTACCACCAGCACTCTGCTAGTTACATTAGGTAAAGCACAAGTCACGCCGACAAGCTCCAGAAACTTGAGGGAAAGGTTACTTGATGGTTAAATCAGGGTGTCAGAGACAAGCAGTGATGTTTACTTGCACAagaatacatttagagaggaagtgtctgtatttgtttttaaatgtgcagaaactGAAGTGTTTAATGATTCAAGTACATCTGGCAGGCCTCAACTGTACAACTGAGATTTTTGAATGCATTTCAGTGAGtcattttaaaggtgcattGCATTCAAAATTAACATTTGCACATCAAACATTGACTTTCCTCTGTTACAAGCGGCACCAAAAATGAAGTGAGGCAAATGAGTAACGCTGGGTTTTGTAACATCAACCTTTTGCACCTTTGTTTGTATGATTAAGTGATTAGATAAAAGAACAATCACCTTTAATGTCCTCCACACTCTGCTCCACTTCTTTCCTTCTGCAGAGAGGCCTTGGCACCTTTCTTGAAAAACGAAGAAGCAAGGCTTATGTCTGAAAATGGTGCCAAGAGGACCCCGTTCCAGTACAGCCTGTGTGCAGCCACCTCACCGGctgtgaagcagcaggaggagagtcTCACCTATCTCAACCAAGGTAGCTATCTGAATGAGAATGTCCATATTGACCTAATGCACTGGAGCTCATTTTGTCACATGGgatccaaacagctgcaggGTTAGCTTTTAAACTCCAACTCAATGCAGTTATTTTCTAGAGAAGGccacaaagaaataaacaaacatgtcagTGTGCATTCATTCCACACACTTTGGTTTGTGCACTCCTTACTctcaaagcaaaaacaaacaagtggaATAGACTTGTTTGCAGAGTTATGATAACAAATCCAAAGACAGTTTAACTTCTTAATATTATTTGTCTACCAGTTTAATTGAACTGCAGAGATTTCCTTTGTTATCTTACTGACAGTCTGGACGCTGTCTAAATGGAAGGATGCAAAGAAGGgcacaataaatatatttatcttaaaaaCTAATCTGAGAAATTTACCAACTGATGCTTCTGGGGATTATTTTctcaaaaataatgataataataataaaaatagtaataataataataatgataatgatattgataataataataaataaaataataataataacaattataaaaaAACTTTTCAAAGCAGGGttccaaagtgctttataaataggaaaaaaagtaaaagacaaTTAAAGAGAAGATAAAACATGAAATGTGAGGAAAACAATGACTTTAAGTTTAAGACAAAAGACTGCAGGGAGCTAACAGCAAAAAGAAGTGacagaaaggaagataaaaagatTATGACTGccaacaaataaaaggaaataaatcaaTGTTGGAAGacgaaaaacaacaaaagataaaagatgaaaacatttaaaagatcataaatataaaatataaaaatattaaataatgaaataataaaaatgaaataatattaataataaataagtaactTAAAGAGAGGTTATCTTACAGTTATTTGtgaaaaataattcaaagtaaCATTTTCCACCCTTGAAAAATTCATTAatagttaaagctcctgagtGGAGATTTTTGCTGACACCTTTTAATGAGCTACACAACCATCAGCATCAAGATTGACTGTTTTCCAGAGGGCTTTTTGTAATGAGTTATTTAAAGGAATCAGCGTGAGAGATGTACAgcactgtccacaggggggcgccaaaatcaacacaacaaaaaaaggctatcccaggagctttaagctatTTGTGCACAGAAGTGGACAGATTGAACGAAGAGGTGACATTTTAATATGCAAAGTGATAAAGTTATAACCCATGTGTTATTTTGTAAGACTAATAACTGTGATATGACGATTTTGTAAAGCTGTGTTTTCCCACACCTTGTTGAGACTACAGAAGATGAAAGTGCTTTGTAACTGTAAAGAGAGAGCTTTAAATTAGTattcttataaaaaaaaataagctaACAAGATATGATGATGACATGTTGGTCACTGATTTAAACTTGCAACATGAGCTCCTAAACTTGTGTCAATTTGGATCACTTTCATCTTTTAAtcttcatcacacttcttttcttcttttatactttaaaattgtactctcctcctcctctgctctttcaCATGATTCTCTCCACTTGAGTCTTCTgattgtttctgtctttcttgttGGACACTGTGATATTATGTATTTGtgctttgtttacttttgctAAACTCAAAGTTTGCCCTGCTTATCAGCTGTTCAGTAATTTGGCTGGagtgaaaaagacaaaaagagaaaagtgagcctgctgtaacaaaacaacatcagGCCAACATTAACAGAGACATTTAAATTGGCATGTATGAATGAGTGAGGTGATGAAAAACATCCCGAACTGCAGGAGAGGATCAGGCCGTATGTGCAAAATCTGGATCAAACTCAGAATTTAAACTTTTATCTCAAATTTCTAGAATaaggaaaacaaaatgcaaaatcaAAGTTTGAAGCTAGAAGCCagagtttaaattaaatagtttaatttgtattcttcaAACTTATGACCTTTActtcttttgattttatttgaaaaggaaaaaacacatgtttattttttttgttttatttattatactttaaagtaaaatacattattccctaaaaatatattaaaacaatTATTCATAATTATAAGAGAACAATTCATACTTTTTCAGatagtgttattattatgatacaaatgttattattataaatataaaagatgAAATATTGAGTCTTTATTTTGAGATAAGTAAAATGTAAGATTAAAGCCAAAATATTTTATTAAGAATGAAAAAGTATGAATTCTTAATTCACAGTCAtgacaaattaaaatattttgatatattaaGTAAAATGAGATTGGAAGTCAAATATTTAAGATAAAAACTccaaatgatgaaataaaaattgTATTTATGATCATAACATCAAAACTACTAGACAAATATTCAGAATATTCATAAAGTCTAAATTACAAAACGAAATATCAAAATGAGATGGTTTATCATAATTATAGAAGGATAAATCAAAAGTGAAATAATCCTGTAATCATGAGTTATAATCTCATAATTTAGGCTTTTATATTTGAGGATTACGACTTACTGTACTGACCACCATCTCATTGCTTCTCTATTTCATTATCATGTTTTATAATGTcatcattttgactttttatctctTCATTCATACTTTCAGATAATAATTATGACCTGTTATCTCCTAAAAGTAAACATTaacgtttgtttttttcagtcttaTCGATTTTATGAATTTTTCTGGCTTCCACACGAGAGATATGGAGATATGGAGAGGAGATATGAGGTTTTCACATATAACGCTCGTCCTCTCATGTAGCTGGTGTCCGCTCCCTCCTGGCTGCTTTAATGACATGTTCTTGTGATATTAAACTACATGTTTCATATTTCATCAGGATGGAGAAATGTGAATGTTCTGCAGTATCTGGCCTTCATCaaagtttttaaaatttgatttaacTTCACTGCCCCTTCTTtgctgattgactgattgactgatttcccatttttcaattttaatcaggttttttttttaatgttttaaaatgtaggtCAGTCCTACGAAATCCGTATGCTAAACAGAAAACTAGTGGAGTATACAGATATAAGCAGCAAATATGTAAAGGTAGGTATGAggtattgtgtttgtttgtttcatgtgaTCTCCTCTTCTTACTTCTCTTGTCAGTTTGGATGTTTCCACTCTGCTGGTTTGTCACAGGTCCCCCAACCCTCCCTTCCACTTCAGGGGTGGGGTGTCGACCTCGGAGAGCTTGGTACTATCACCCAAACTCACATTTCTGGTGTCctagatttcaaaatataataataataataaccttaccaacacatttttaaccacacacacacacacacacacacacacacacacacacacacacacacacacacacacacacacacacacacccacacccacacccacacccacacacacacacacacacacacccacacacacacacacacgctctagGGTTAAAACTTTGATGAATCCTAAAGAATTGGCTTCTTTCTCAAAACTTatagaaatgttttcttttattaaaattCAGAAATGTGAATTCCCCTATTGCAATTAAATTGTGTACCAACCCTCTCTATGAGAAATTGATTTGGTCATGCCACTTAGCTTTTCAGATGCAACTAAATTTCAGACTCCTCCACTGCAGAGACTTTGGTTGGAGGTTAATTTACTTCATTCCTGTGTGAGTGCATCCACTCGCTGTATCTCTGGTCAACCTCTTCGTCGCCATCATTGAGACGGTCATGTTAGCAGTGGCATCCTAGATACAGAAGAATGGGACAGGTGGTGTCTCTGACGTCCTGGGTCCAGGGCTCTCTGAGTTCTGCTGCTCTGTCATGCATGAGCCTCCCTCCATAAATATGCCAATGGTTCATGTTTTTACAGGCTGTTAATCtaatttgttgatttatttcatgTGTTCAGGGTTTTTAAAAGGTTTCCTTTAAACGAGTGCTCCAGTATCAGGCAAGCCTGCAGCTAGGATTTGTCAGCTAAAGCATAAACCTTTGATCACATTTAAAGTGTCTTTATGGAGAGAGCTACATCTTTCTGTGAATCAGTGTGATGTGTTGTTTAAAGGACAAACAGATTCATTGCTTTCTTTAAAACTATCAGACTTcacagacaaaaacagtcattttaCTCTGCAGATCACAGGCGCTACTTAAATGGTACCTAttggtgcatttcaaccaagagttccggggtcttttagcccccagaactcctttccctggaactaaaaggttcctgtgccctcattcttgtctgcgtttcgactgcgggctgaagtcgtgtagattgtgcaaatcaggccagtgacgtatgggggatatgaaaaaaggaaatgcactacaccaccagaccagtagagggcagtaaaacaaagacgaatgccattcatcacagatgacaccatagaagcagacagacaggcaggtatcattatgagcaacaaaacagttagcctgttagcatgaagagacttagcttgcgctgttttagatggtgctatatttcatcacagatggattcactgaatcaacacgtgagaggagataagcgcgagtagcaaagacgtttcaacacagctttaaaatcctttttaactctttaagcTGTGGCAGAAAtcactggtgttttggtttaaaccgcgaccctgttaactggagactttcagccggatgcatccctcataaacgtctttagacgatcattaaatatctgatatggatattttgaaatcttaataaaaactaaactagtttgcattcccaggaactcccactgtgtttcaacagttgtgttaactccacaaacactgacacgttcagctgaaggtctccagtttacagggtcacttttaaaaccgtaacaccggaaGAGATGCATTcgtggtgggctgagagaagactactgttacaagctgctaaatcaagagaatcacagcttcttcttttgaaaagcacacacacatacaaaaaagatagaacaaattaaagagaaatcaagtgaatcacagattaTTGTGGACGctgggcggaataaaaacactgcaggtaatctaccaatcagacaagttcagcattgcaggccctgccccctgaaagtcctgggagattaactacccctgaactaaatttagaccctagttcctcCGGTcttagttccggggtaaagttcctgcggtcgaaaaacaccttatCAGGCATAAAAGTGTACTGTGGTTCATATCTCTTTAAAATATTCTTAGCTTCTTGCAGTCAAAACATAGTTTCTGGACTGCCTTTTTCATGATCCCTGCACAGGTTGAAATGTGTCAGAATAACTTATAGAACAACCAAAAGTCCTCTTTGGTCTGAAAggtttctgactttgtaataGTCCTTAACTCATGCTTTAACATCACCAAATGAGACTTTGTTGAGGCTTAAAAGATCCCCTCGAGAGTCCATTTGATCTTTGAATCTGTTGTCCATGAGAGGTGGGAGCCCTGACGTCTGGGTGGGGAGTTAGTTTTCATGCTGCATCTCATTCTCCTCATGGATATGTGCAGATGCGGTCTAAACTATGACTGCTGTATAATGATGGGAATGGAGATGAAATTCGCTTTTGAATTTTCTCCTCCTTCCCCTGACCTGATGATTCTGCCTCTGTGTTTTAATGGATTGAAAAGTAGGGCTTTTTCTCGCACCTTGCCCAACAGTCCAGCTGTTCGGCTGTGTGCGAGCTGCTCTGTTCAAGCTGTGGTCTGTTCTCTGGCCTAAACTCCTGGTCCTGCCTGTTCACAGAGCATTGTGCGTGTGGTGTTTCATGACCGCCGACTGCAGTATATGGAGCACCAGCAGCTGGAAGGGTGGAGGTGGAACAGACCTGGGGACAGAATCTTGGATATAGGTGAGTTGGCTTCACATAAGATCAAATATCACTCATCTTCAAAGTTTTGATGGTAAAGGTCCTCTAGCAGGGCATTTATCTGCGTAATCTGCCTTCCCGCAAGAAAAAAGTACCAGACTGATTTCATTCTCAATGTTCTAGACCACAACTGAGGCAACTTTTTATCTTCAAATAACAGCTTCAACCTATTGCCTTTTATTCTGTTGAGCCTGCTCAGCACTGAGAATCCTCTCCCAGGAGAAGTGCTTATCACCTCACTGCCTGGCTCTCTGAGGAAAGCCTTACAGTTTAACCTCTTGCTATTACCAGTCATCGCTCTGTTTTCTAGAGACAAGTGGAGctttgtttgagagagagacaagagagtACCAGAGCAAAAAGTAGACAGGGCTAAGTCTTGGACCCTTTTGGCTTTTTGTGGATATGCAGGAGAGTAAGTTGATCTCCAGACGACAGGGGCGCCAAGGCTCACGGATAGAACTTGCTTTGCgttgctttagaaaaaaaaaaaaaaaaagaagaagcatttAGCGACCTTtactatttttttctcttgagtTGCTTGACTGGGAAGCAAAGCAGAAGAGCCATGAACCTGCAAAAAGTCTGGTCAGATTTAAGGCTACCAGTGAAGGACCACGCTCCTATAGGTTGAATTACTACCACAGTAAACGTTTGTTGTCCCACTTGCAGGTTTGAAGCCTTCTTCAGCAGAGCATGATGATAATTATGGTCCTATTTGGAGTAAAATAGATGTAAGCAGTAGTGAAGAAAAGGAAGACAGTAATGGTCAAATTTCCAAACTTCAGGCTGTAAGTCTGAAGGCTAAAAAAAGATATTGCTGCATGAACTTTAAATGCTAACTTCAGTCCCCCTTTGAATTTGTACCATCAAACACTGCAATCCTCCCACAGATATCCCGCTGTCAGTGGGTATAATTGAGCCCCGATCCCACCCTCTGCATCTCAACACGATTGAGTTCCTCTGGGATCCTGTGAAGAATGCTTCTGTTTTCCTCCAGGTACAAAATAACAGATGTGTGGTGaagttttaaatacatttatgcATGAGACAAACTTACAGTGGACAACCCCGCTCTTTCTTTGTCCCTCAGGTCAACTGCATCAGCACCGAGTTCACCCCCAGGAAGCATGGCGGGGAGAAAGGCGTCCCCTTTCGTATTCAGGTGGACACTTTCACCGCCAATGAACACGGAGAATACATGGAACATGTCCACTCCTCCAGCTGCCAGGTCAAAGTCTTCAAGGTAAGAAACTCTCTTTCATATAACAGTATACTGTATATCTTAATGTCTCTATCTTCTAATGTCTCTTCTTTTTCCGGGAAGCCCAAAGGAGCTGATCGTAAGCTGAAGACAGACCGGGAGAAGATTGATAAAAAGACTCCTCAAGACAGAGAGAAGTATCAGCTGTCCCACGAGACCACAGTGCTTAAAGAGGTGAGGCACACTGCTCTCTTTCTCCGTCCACGTTACGTAACAGATCCGCTCTGACAGGactgtttgtttgctttcttttgtCCAGGCAGGAAGTGTTCTGATTTTATTGACCTCACTGCTAAATTCTGGGTCATCTGGCCCTTTGTTTTGTCTACTCAGCACATTTCTTCACTTCCCCTGTGAGTCAGAGGAGTTGTCAGGCACAGTACATCTCAAACCTGAGCTAGATCACTGAATGTTGTTTTCAGTCATCCCTTCTAAAAGTGTGCTGGCATTACTGCTGAGCTCTGTCAATGATTGAGACCCCTGACGTGCAACTTTGGTCACTCTGACACTCAAGTGACTGAACAGTTTCAGATTATTGTTAATCTGGTTTGGCATCCATCCAGATAAAAATCAAACATACACTGTAAGTTGTTCAAAAGTCACCAAAGTCAGTGATGTACTGACAGTACTAAAACCGCAGTGTAGTAAATGATGTAAAAACAGGGGGGGCAGGACCCCTGGAGGGGCCTTGAGGTATGACAGGGGGCTGCAGCATCgactgataaaaacacaacattctgCATTCATGAAGAAGCACGGCAAATGCTGTACAAGGACAGTGAGATAAAGATAaagctgcactgcaaaaacaaaataaaaacatatttctagtttattttcttgtatAATATCTAACTATATGTAATATAAGCCACATTCACCCAATGAGTCCAGAAAAAAGTCTTATTCCAAGATATAACGAGACAAAAATGAGGCCCACATTGATTAGAATGAGTATAATAATCTGTCAATTGGAGGAGAAAAATCATTTGCCTTATTTTTGGATCATAACATCTTGAAATTAGACTTGTTTTCTGGACTGTTTCTGGACTGGTCGGGTGAATGTGGCTTATGTTAAGTCcagtaacacattttattacaagaaataagacaaaaagacTCAGAGTTTTGAGTATCTGCAGTGTGACGATGGatccacaccaaacctcacagccACAAAGACAAGAAGTTATGAAGAGTTGGAGCTCGCCCTCGGCTCCACCTCCACACACAGTGGGCTGCTCATATGTGAAACCTTTAGAAGTTGcatgttgcttttttaattttaattacactctttgtagaagtgttttttttagttctaTGTCACACTGAAGTTTCAGTTCTGTATCTTTTGCAGACAGTGTTCAAGTCATTCTGTAACCTTTGGGCTATGatatgcacattttttaaaagaccaTTCCTTGGCTTTTTAATGCCTTCATGTAGAGAATAGGATAGTGGATAGAGCAGGGgactgaaaagagagagagagtggagggtGACCTGGCAAAGGGCTACCCACTTTAAGAACTttaatgtgtgtacatgtgtgcgATTTCACTGCTGAGCTAAACTGTTGTCATGTGAAATATTATCTTTGACAAGTAGTGTGATCAGAAAACacctcccttc is from Notolabrus celidotus isolate fNotCel1 chromosome 10, fNotCel1.pri, whole genome shotgun sequence and encodes:
- the tfcp2l1 gene encoding transcription factor CP2-like protein 1, with protein sequence MLFCHSQPESYHQHSASYIREALAPFLKNEEARLMSENGAKRTPFQYSLCAATSPAVKQQEESLTYLNQGQSYEIRMLNRKLVEYTDISSKYVKSIVRVVFHDRRLQYMEHQQLEGWRWNRPGDRILDIDIPLSVGIIEPRSHPLHLNTIEFLWDPVKNASVFLQVNCISTEFTPRKHGGEKGVPFRIQVDTFTANEHGEYMEHVHSSSCQVKVFKPKGADRKLKTDREKIDKKTPQDREKYQLSHETTVLKECSPWPDALNFTSHSSSSTPSPVYHSSPTPCSFPDGNCSPNQQGELLMPGCFDHLLPSSSLQDTQQWLQHHRFSPFSRLFSSFSGADLLRMSKEDLVQICGPADGIRLFNTMKGRCIQPRLTIYVCQQQARSQPPVKPGGGDIYHALYLEKLTLMDLSEKIALLYSITPQQITHIYRQKPSGIHVIVSNEMVQNFKEETSFILSTIRDGTTDGYHVVLK